Proteins encoded by one window of Superficieibacter sp. HKU1:
- the pheP gene encoding phenylalanine transporter, with protein MKNASLASRHSADASSENNPALHRGLQNRHIQLIALGGAIGTGLFLGIGPAIQMAGPAVVLGYALAGIIAFLIMRQLGEMVVEEPVSGSFAHFAYKYWGPFAGFLSGWNYWVMFVLVGMAELTAAGIYMQYWLPDVPTWIWAAAFFIVINAINLVNVRLYGETEFWFALIKVLAIVGMIGFGIWMLVSGHGGERATLSNLWVHGGFLATGWHGLILSLAVIMFSFGGLELIGITAAEARDPEKSIPKAVNQVVYRILLFYIGSLVVLLALYPWMDIKSDSSPFVMIFHNLDSNLVASALNMVILVASLSVYNSGVYSNSRMLFGLSVQGNAPKFLTRVSRRGVPVNSLLLSGVITSLVVLINYLLPKQAFGLLMALVVATLLLNWIMICLAHLKFRAAMRRKGRLPKFKALLSPASNYICIAFLLMILGLMCTMDEMRLSAILLPMWVLFLFIAFRCLRRKA; from the coding sequence GTGAAAAACGCGTCACTGGCATCCAGACATTCTGCGGATGCATCTTCAGAAAATAATCCAGCGTTACACCGGGGTTTACAAAACCGACATATTCAATTGATTGCGCTGGGCGGCGCGATCGGCACCGGGTTGTTCCTCGGCATTGGCCCGGCGATCCAGATGGCAGGCCCGGCGGTAGTGCTGGGATACGCTCTCGCCGGGATCATTGCTTTTCTCATCATGCGCCAGCTTGGCGAGATGGTGGTGGAAGAACCGGTTTCCGGCTCCTTTGCCCATTTTGCTTACAAATACTGGGGACCGTTCGCGGGCTTCCTCTCCGGCTGGAACTACTGGGTTATGTTCGTGCTGGTCGGCATGGCGGAACTCACCGCGGCCGGCATCTACATGCAGTACTGGCTCCCGGATGTCCCGACCTGGATTTGGGCGGCGGCGTTCTTCATTGTGATCAATGCGATTAACCTGGTTAACGTACGTCTTTATGGCGAAACCGAGTTCTGGTTTGCGCTGATCAAAGTGCTCGCCATTGTTGGCATGATTGGTTTCGGCATCTGGATGCTGGTTTCCGGCCATGGCGGCGAGCGTGCGACGCTGAGCAACCTGTGGGTCCACGGCGGCTTTCTGGCGACCGGCTGGCACGGGCTGATCCTGTCGCTGGCGGTGATCATGTTCTCCTTCGGCGGCCTGGAACTGATCGGGATTACGGCTGCGGAAGCGCGCGATCCGGAAAAATCGATTCCCAAAGCGGTCAATCAGGTGGTTTATCGCATTCTGCTTTTCTATATCGGCTCGCTGGTGGTTCTGCTGGCGCTCTATCCGTGGATGGATATCAAATCTGACAGCAGCCCGTTTGTGATGATTTTTCACAATCTCGACAGCAACCTGGTGGCCTCCGCGCTGAACATGGTGATTCTGGTGGCATCGCTGTCGGTCTATAACAGCGGGGTATATTCCAACAGCCGGATGCTGTTTGGCTTGTCGGTACAGGGCAACGCGCCGAAATTTCTCACCCGCGTCAGCCGTCGCGGCGTGCCCGTTAATTCGCTGCTGCTCTCCGGGGTGATCACCTCGCTGGTCGTGCTGATCAATTACCTGCTGCCAAAACAAGCCTTTGGCCTGCTGATGGCGCTGGTGGTAGCGACGCTGCTGCTGAACTGGATCATGATTTGCCTGGCGCACCTTAAATTCCGTGCGGCGATGCGTCGTAAAGGACGCCTGCCGAAATTTAAAGCGCTGCTGTCGCCTGCCAGCAATTACATCTGCATTGCCTTTCTGCTGATGATCCTGGGGCTGATGTGCACCATGGACGAGATGCGCCTGTCGGCAATTTTGCTGCCGATGTGGGTCCTGTTCCTGTTTATCGCCTTCAGATGTCTGCGTCGTAAAGCATAA
- a CDS encoding MFS transporter, translated as MVSTTETTGRGGVRHRLLVPRLSLMMFLQFFIWGSWSVTLGLVMTQHNMSLLIGDAFSAGPIASILSPFVLGMLVDRFFASQKVMAVMHLLGAIILWFVPQALVAQNGALLIGLLFGYTLCYMPTLALTNNIAFHSLANIDKTFPVVRVFGTIGWIVAGIFIGVTGISDTTGIFTLAAICSVALALYSLTLPHTPAPAKGLPIQVRDLFCADAFALLKTRHFFIFSLCATLISVPLGTYYAYTASYLSDAGVGDVSTAMSFGQMSEIVFMLVIPLLFRRLGVKYMLLIGMLAWFVRYALFALGVNEEARALLYLGILLHGVCYDFFFVVGFIYTDRVAGEKVKGQAQSMIVMFTYGIGMLLGSQISGALYNRLVAGQTVPQAWVTFWWIPAIAAAVIALIFLFSFHYNEKEPA; from the coding sequence ATGGTATCTACAACTGAAACCACCGGCAGAGGAGGCGTCCGGCACCGCCTGCTGGTGCCGCGTCTGTCGTTAATGATGTTCTTACAGTTCTTCATCTGGGGCAGCTGGTCGGTGACGCTTGGGCTGGTGATGACGCAGCACAACATGTCGCTGCTGATTGGCGATGCGTTCTCCGCCGGGCCGATCGCCTCTATTCTCTCGCCGTTCGTGCTGGGGATGCTGGTGGATCGCTTTTTCGCCTCGCAAAAGGTGATGGCAGTCATGCATCTGCTCGGTGCGATCATCCTGTGGTTTGTGCCGCAGGCGCTGGTGGCGCAGAACGGCGCGCTGCTGATCGGCCTGCTGTTTGGCTATACGCTGTGTTATATGCCGACGCTGGCGCTGACCAATAACATCGCCTTTCACAGCCTGGCGAACATCGATAAAACCTTCCCGGTGGTGCGCGTCTTCGGCACTATCGGCTGGATTGTGGCGGGGATCTTTATTGGCGTGACCGGCATTTCCGATACTACCGGCATCTTTACTCTCGCGGCGATCTGCTCGGTGGCGCTGGCGCTCTATAGCCTGACGCTGCCACACACGCCAGCGCCCGCGAAAGGGCTGCCGATCCAGGTGCGCGATCTGTTCTGCGCCGACGCCTTCGCGCTGTTGAAAACGCGCCACTTCTTTATCTTCTCGCTGTGCGCCACGCTGATTTCGGTGCCGCTGGGCACTTACTACGCGTACACCGCGTCGTACCTGTCAGACGCAGGCGTCGGCGATGTCAGCACCGCCATGTCCTTCGGCCAGATGTCGGAAATCGTCTTCATGCTGGTTATCCCGCTGCTGTTCCGTCGCCTCGGCGTCAAATACATGCTGCTGATCGGCATGCTCGCCTGGTTCGTGCGTTACGCGCTGTTTGCGCTCGGAGTGAATGAAGAAGCGCGGGCGCTGCTGTATCTCGGCATTTTGCTGCACGGCGTTTGCTACGATTTCTTCTTTGTGGTCGGCTTTATCTATACCGACCGCGTGGCGGGGGAGAAGGTCAAGGGCCAGGCGCAAAGCATGATCGTCATGTTTACTTACGGCATCGGGATGCTGCTGGGCTCGCAGATCTCCGGCGCGCTGTATAACCGTCTGGTGGCCGGACAAACCGTGCCGCAGGCGTGGGTGACCTTCTGGTGGATCCCGGCTATTGCCGCCGCCGTGATTGCACTTATTTTCCTTTTCTCTTTCCACTATAACGAGAAAGAGCCTGCGTAA
- a CDS encoding porin family protein → MMVTCGMSSLRLRSLLLTCFLPAVATAAPTDNTLIPAAPHFERLTPKTSGETASGDMLHVSDQQLAAQPELAKALLDQAVRDEAWPVVKSILPLYERSPAPDRVLIHYAKAGVARSEGHYGEAIKNYRAILSEHPDFAAVRLDLARALYEDRQFDAAEYHFERVRAASPPPEVAQRINAYLQRIQSQDRLTGNLSLSYLNDSNVNNASTNKYIRIGDKLFIRNKEAYPQRGEGFWFNGALQKDVHLYDRHSLRFLGTVTGKSYWNNHRFDDITSRLYAGYRWQDFRQQISLLPFYEKRWYGTEAYSSGPGMRMEYSYLLSPAWQVSQVLEYQKLHYDNTQYDFLAGDNRYVSTTLSHVINARLSVFVGGDVAWQNTTTASETNQRYSLRSGLETDLPWGMSAGLMGALAKRHYDDDNDIFGVRRQDDEQIAMVSLWHRDLHFMSVMPKLNFVYKKVNSNIDFYDYTQRNVYLTLDKRF, encoded by the coding sequence ATGATGGTAACCTGCGGTATGTCCTCCCTGCGCCTGCGCTCCCTGTTATTAACCTGTTTTTTACCCGCTGTCGCCACGGCGGCCCCCACGGACAATACCCTGATCCCGGCGGCCCCCCATTTCGAACGCTTAACGCCGAAAACGTCGGGTGAAACGGCTTCCGGCGATATGCTGCACGTCTCAGACCAGCAGCTTGCCGCGCAGCCGGAACTGGCAAAAGCGTTACTGGATCAGGCGGTGCGCGATGAGGCCTGGCCGGTGGTGAAAAGCATTCTGCCCCTCTATGAACGCTCACCCGCACCGGACAGGGTACTCATTCACTATGCGAAAGCGGGCGTGGCGCGCAGTGAAGGGCACTACGGCGAGGCGATTAAAAACTATCGGGCGATCCTTAGTGAGCATCCCGATTTTGCCGCCGTGCGCCTCGACCTCGCCCGTGCGCTGTACGAAGACCGGCAGTTCGACGCCGCAGAATATCATTTTGAACGGGTGAGAGCCGCCAGTCCGCCGCCTGAGGTGGCGCAGCGCATTAACGCCTACCTTCAGCGCATTCAGTCACAGGATCGGCTGACGGGAAATCTCAGCCTCAGCTATCTCAACGACAGTAACGTGAATAACGCCTCGACCAATAAATATATTCGTATTGGCGATAAGTTGTTTATCCGTAATAAAGAGGCTTATCCGCAGCGTGGTGAAGGGTTCTGGTTTAACGGCGCACTGCAAAAAGATGTGCATCTTTACGATCGCCATTCCCTTCGTTTTCTCGGCACGGTAACGGGCAAAAGCTACTGGAATAATCATCGCTTCGACGATATTACCAGCCGCCTGTATGCCGGATATCGCTGGCAGGATTTTCGTCAGCAAATCTCGCTGCTGCCTTTTTACGAGAAACGCTGGTACGGCACCGAAGCGTACTCCTCCGGGCCGGGTATGCGCATGGAGTACAGCTATTTACTCTCTCCGGCGTGGCAGGTCAGTCAGGTGCTGGAATACCAGAAGCTGCATTATGACAATACGCAGTATGATTTTTTGGCCGGGGATAACCGCTACGTTTCCACCACCCTGTCGCATGTGATTAACGCGCGGCTGTCGGTGTTCGTCGGTGGCGATGTGGCGTGGCAGAACACTACTACCGCCAGCGAAACGAACCAGCGCTATAGCCTGCGCAGCGGACTGGAAACGGATTTGCCGTGGGGGATGTCGGCTGGCCTGATGGGGGCGCTCGCCAAACGTCATTACGATGATGACAACGATATTTTTGGCGTTCGCCGTCAGGATGATGAGCAGATTGCGATGGTGTCGCTCTGGCATCGCGATCTGCATTTTATGTCGGTGATGCCAAAGCTGAATTTCGTCTACAAAAAGGTTAACAGTAATATCGACTTCTACGATTATACCCAGCGCAATGTCTACCTGACGCTGGATAAACGCTTCTAG
- a CDS encoding Slam-dependent surface lipoprotein codes for MAHLKPAILLSLLALTACGGGGGGGHHDSGSAPETSTPSQPDTGTTPAPEQPQSPPESKATLGSVSGVTYTTPNGIEYQMRRDGITFGGTWTEGLVKADGTRVSSTSWCCGPMSYTLFGSWTSQEKGEHGVFYSGEGTAAANVPTQGSATYVGSGMRDGVRTDASFNVDFAAKTINGNITGNDDFGSAVAMQGTIVDGGFRGDAQSGGDNGTFVGHFNGPAAEELGGIAEFADTSKSASFGATKQ; via the coding sequence ATGGCACACCTTAAACCTGCGATTTTACTTTCTCTTCTTGCCCTTACTGCCTGTGGCGGCGGCGGCGGTGGCGGTCATCACGATAGTGGTTCAGCACCCGAGACCAGCACACCGTCTCAGCCGGATACCGGCACCACACCAGCACCAGAGCAGCCCCAGTCGCCACCTGAAAGTAAGGCCACGCTGGGCAGCGTTTCCGGCGTCACCTACACCACGCCGAACGGCATTGAATATCAGATGCGCCGTGATGGCATTACGTTTGGCGGTACCTGGACGGAAGGTCTGGTCAAAGCCGACGGCACCCGGGTTTCCAGCACCAGCTGGTGCTGCGGCCCAATGAGCTACACCCTGTTCGGTAGCTGGACGTCGCAGGAAAAAGGCGAGCACGGCGTGTTCTACAGCGGGGAAGGCACCGCAGCGGCCAACGTACCGACGCAGGGCAGCGCGACGTACGTTGGTTCCGGCATGCGTGACGGCGTGCGCACCGACGCCAGCTTCAACGTCGATTTCGCCGCGAAAACCATCAACGGTAACATCACGGGCAACGACGATTTTGGTTCAGCGGTGGCGATGCAGGGCACTATTGTTGACGGCGGCTTCAGGGGTGACGCGCAGTCCGGCGGCGATAACGGCACCTTTGTCGGTCACTTCAACGGTCCTGCGGCAGAAGAACTGGGCGGCATCGCGGAGTTCGCCGATACCAGCAAAAGCGCGTCGTTCGGCGCAACAAAACAATAA
- a CDS encoding sugar phosphate isomerase/epimerase family protein, whose translation MRTIKGPGLFLTQFLGDQPPFNTLEGLAEWAADLGYKALQIPCHNKAVFDLQRAAESQTYCDEVSGKLAGYGLVISELSTHLEGQLVAVHPSCDAAFDGFAPPEVRGNAQARQAWATDILKQAAAASARLGLTAHATFSGALAWPYFYPWPPHNAALLEEAFDTLAQRWRPILDCFDQHGVDLCYEIHPGEDLHDGVTFERFLEKVDNHPRCNMLYDPSHLLLQHIDYLTWIDIYHSRIKAFHVKDAEYRQNGRSGVYGGYQPWLERAGRFRSPGDGQVDFKTIFSKLAQYDYPGWAVLEWECCLKDGETGAREGSEFIRRHIIPVSAHAFDDFAAGNGVRK comes from the coding sequence ATGAGAACCATTAAGGGACCGGGACTTTTTTTAACGCAGTTTCTCGGTGACCAGCCGCCGTTTAATACCCTCGAGGGGCTGGCAGAGTGGGCGGCAGATCTGGGCTATAAGGCGCTACAGATCCCCTGCCATAATAAGGCGGTTTTCGATCTGCAACGGGCGGCAGAAAGCCAGACTTACTGCGACGAGGTTAGCGGTAAACTGGCCGGGTACGGGCTGGTAATCAGCGAACTGTCCACCCATCTTGAAGGGCAACTGGTGGCGGTGCATCCGTCCTGTGATGCAGCCTTTGATGGCTTCGCGCCGCCGGAGGTGCGCGGCAATGCTCAGGCGCGTCAGGCCTGGGCAACCGATATTCTCAAACAGGCTGCGGCAGCATCCGCACGTCTCGGCCTCACGGCCCACGCCACGTTTTCCGGCGCGCTGGCGTGGCCTTATTTTTACCCGTGGCCGCCGCACAACGCCGCGCTGCTGGAAGAGGCTTTTGATACGCTGGCGCAGCGCTGGCGACCGATCCTCGACTGTTTTGACCAGCACGGCGTAGACCTGTGCTACGAAATCCATCCGGGTGAAGACCTGCACGATGGCGTGACCTTTGAGCGCTTTCTGGAAAAGGTCGATAACCACCCGCGCTGCAATATGCTCTACGATCCGAGCCACCTGCTGCTGCAACACATTGACTATCTGACCTGGATCGATATCTACCATTCCCGCATCAAAGCCTTTCACGTTAAGGATGCCGAGTACCGCCAGAACGGGCGCAGCGGCGTTTACGGCGGTTATCAGCCGTGGCTTGAGCGGGCAGGGCGCTTCCGCTCACCGGGCGACGGGCAGGTGGATTTCAAAACCATTTTTAGCAAGCTGGCGCAGTATGATTATCCTGGCTGGGCGGTGCTGGAGTGGGAGTGCTGCCTGAAGGACGGGGAAACGGGGGCGCGCGAAGGCAGCGAGTTTATCCGTCGCCACATCATTCCGGTTTCCGCACATGCCTTTGATGATTTTGCCGCAGGAAACGGGGTGCGCAAATGA
- a CDS encoding MFS transporter — protein sequence MNTSAVSPGRAALILLLTGQMLPLIDTSITNVALESITQSLHASATQLELIVALYGVAFAVCLAMGSKLGDNYGRRRLFMWGVAAFGVASLLCGMATTITELLAARILQGAGAALIVPQILATLHVTLKGRAHARAISLYGGIGGIAFIVGQMGGGWLVSANIAGLGWRNAFFINVPICLLVLALSRRYVPETRREMPSRIDWQGTFLLAAILCCLLFPLALGPELHWPWPTQAALLAIVPLGLWMRASAQRQQSRGGQPLLPPRLLQLASIRFGMVIALLFFSAWSGFMFCMALTMQKGLGMAPWQSGNSFIALGIAYFASALYAPRLIARYSTGRILLTGLAVQMAGLLALMYTFWRFDSATTALALAPSTVLIGYGQALIVNSFYRVGMKDISACDAGAGSAILSTLQQATLGLGPAVLGSLFLALAHHGHGSYPRAMVGFLGVEVVMMVLLGAVALAYRQRLFTAVDNRCAQ from the coding sequence ATGAATACGTCTGCTGTTTCACCCGGCCGTGCGGCCCTGATTTTATTGTTAACCGGCCAGATGCTGCCGCTGATTGATACCTCAATTACCAATGTGGCGCTGGAATCAATCACCCAATCGCTGCACGCCAGCGCCACCCAGCTTGAACTTATCGTCGCGCTGTACGGTGTAGCCTTTGCGGTGTGTCTGGCGATGGGCAGTAAGCTTGGTGATAACTACGGTCGCCGCCGCCTGTTTATGTGGGGTGTGGCGGCGTTCGGCGTCGCCTCGCTGCTGTGCGGAATGGCGACCACCATAACGGAACTGCTGGCGGCGCGCATTTTACAGGGCGCAGGCGCGGCGTTGATCGTGCCGCAAATTCTGGCGACGCTGCACGTCACGTTAAAAGGCAGGGCGCACGCGCGGGCGATCAGCCTGTACGGCGGCATTGGCGGTATTGCTTTTATCGTCGGACAGATGGGCGGCGGCTGGCTGGTCTCCGCCAATATTGCCGGGCTGGGCTGGCGTAACGCCTTTTTTATCAATGTTCCCATCTGCCTGCTGGTACTGGCGCTGAGCCGACGCTACGTGCCGGAAACGCGTCGCGAAATGCCTTCGCGTATTGACTGGCAGGGTACTTTTTTGCTGGCGGCAATCCTCTGCTGTCTGCTGTTCCCGCTGGCGCTGGGTCCGGAACTGCACTGGCCGTGGCCGACGCAGGCGGCGCTGCTGGCCATTGTGCCGCTGGGACTGTGGATGCGTGCCAGTGCACAGCGCCAACAATCCCGGGGCGGACAACCTCTTCTGCCGCCGCGCCTGCTGCAACTTGCCAGCATCCGTTTTGGTATGGTTATCGCCCTGCTGTTCTTCAGCGCCTGGTCTGGCTTTATGTTCTGCATGGCGCTGACGATGCAAAAGGGGCTGGGGATGGCTCCCTGGCAGTCCGGCAACAGCTTTATTGCGCTCGGCATTGCCTATTTTGCCTCTGCACTCTACGCCCCGCGGCTGATCGCTCGCTACAGCACCGGGCGCATCCTGCTGACCGGCCTGGCGGTACAAATGGCAGGACTGCTGGCGCTGATGTATACGTTCTGGCGTTTTGACAGCGCGACCACCGCGCTGGCGCTGGCTCCCTCGACCGTACTCATTGGCTACGGGCAGGCATTGATCGTCAACAGCTTTTATCGGGTGGGCATGAAAGATATCAGCGCCTGCGATGCTGGTGCGGGCAGTGCGATCCTCAGCACCCTGCAACAGGCGACGCTGGGATTAGGGCCTGCGGTGCTGGGATCGTTATTTCTGGCGCTGGCGCATCACGGCCATGGCAGTTACCCGCGAGCGATGGTCGGTTTTCTCGGCGTAGAAGTGGTGATGATGGTGTTATTAGGTGCCGTCGCCCTGGCATATCGCCAGCGTCTTTTTACCGCCGTAGATAATCGGTGTGCGCAGTAA
- a CDS encoding helix-turn-helix transcriptional regulator has protein sequence MSLMSERETSALPQDDTRKQLGAFLRARRESLDPQRLGLPRSGRRRTPGLRREEVALLADVGITWYTWLEQGRDVNPSPVVLNAIAAALQCSPLETRHLFVLAGLTPQEILPLTPCENINAGTRRMLDSLMPQPASIQKPNFDIVAWNDSFCRLMGVDFSTLPEADRNCIYLYLTHPGWRSRLDNPDALPTFVSYFRAAMAEHRGKAAWEDKLARFFAVSAEFEALWHQRYDVRGVENQLKSFNHPLVGCFSLQQMYWYSAPRNGSRLLVYLPVDEAGEKALARLDAGA, from the coding sequence ATGAGCCTGATGAGCGAACGTGAAACGTCAGCACTACCGCAGGATGACACGCGTAAACAGCTTGGCGCCTTTCTGCGTGCGCGGCGGGAAAGTCTTGATCCGCAGCGGCTCGGTCTGCCGCGCAGCGGACGGCGGCGTACGCCCGGACTGCGGCGCGAAGAAGTCGCACTGCTGGCGGATGTTGGCATCACCTGGTATACCTGGCTGGAGCAGGGGCGGGACGTTAACCCATCCCCCGTCGTGCTTAATGCGATTGCCGCTGCGCTACAGTGCTCGCCGCTGGAGACGCGCCATCTGTTTGTGCTGGCGGGGCTAACGCCGCAGGAAATTCTGCCGCTTACCCCCTGTGAAAATATTAATGCAGGCACCCGGCGGATGCTGGACAGCCTGATGCCGCAACCCGCCAGCATTCAGAAACCCAATTTCGACATCGTCGCCTGGAACGACAGTTTTTGCCGCCTGATGGGCGTCGACTTCAGTACGCTGCCAGAAGCCGATCGCAACTGTATCTATCTCTATTTAACCCATCCTGGCTGGCGCAGCCGCCTGGACAACCCGGATGCCTTACCGACCTTCGTTTCGTATTTTCGCGCCGCCATGGCGGAGCATCGCGGCAAGGCGGCATGGGAAGATAAGCTGGCGCGTTTTTTTGCCGTCTCAGCAGAATTTGAGGCGCTGTGGCACCAGCGCTATGACGTCCGCGGCGTGGAAAACCAGCTCAAGAGCTTTAATCACCCGCTGGTAGGCTGTTTCAGCCTTCAGCAGATGTACTGGTACTCCGCGCCGCGTAACGGTTCGCGGCTGCTGGTGTATTTGCCGGTAGATGAGGCCGGGGAGAAGGCGCTGGCGCGGCTGGATGCCGGGGCGTAA
- a CDS encoding LacI family DNA-binding transcriptional regulator, whose amino-acid sequence MSIQKIARLAGVSVATVSRVLNNSDTVKAKNRERVLAAIAESNYQPNLLARQLRTARSYMILVMVSNIANPFCAAVVKGIEEEAEKNGYRILLCNAGSDIERSRSGLKLLSGKIVDGIITMDAFSKLPELSMMIGDAPWVQCAEYADSGAVSCVGINDVDAAQHVVSWLADKGRQRIALINHDLSYKYARLRERGYKSVIHTRSLAFQSVEYASELSVAAGKAAAEKLLAAERRPDAIFAVSDTLAAGAIRAIEQAGLKVPDDIAVVGFDGTELAEMISPRLTTVEQPSHEMGRKAVGLLLNKIDNPDSRTERVMMAWHLTTRASA is encoded by the coding sequence ATGTCCATTCAAAAAATTGCCCGTCTCGCTGGTGTCTCGGTGGCGACGGTATCGCGCGTGCTCAATAACAGCGATACCGTCAAAGCGAAAAATCGCGAACGGGTGCTGGCAGCCATTGCGGAAAGTAACTATCAGCCCAATCTGCTGGCCCGGCAATTGCGGACCGCGCGCAGTTATATGATCCTGGTCATGGTCTCCAATATTGCCAACCCGTTTTGCGCGGCGGTGGTGAAAGGTATCGAAGAAGAGGCAGAGAAAAACGGCTACCGCATTCTGCTTTGTAACGCCGGTTCGGACATCGAACGCTCACGTTCCGGCCTGAAGCTGCTGTCAGGCAAAATCGTTGACGGCATTATCACCATGGATGCTTTTTCTAAGCTGCCGGAACTGTCTATGATGATCGGCGATGCGCCGTGGGTGCAGTGCGCGGAATATGCCGACAGCGGCGCGGTTTCCTGCGTGGGCATTAACGATGTTGATGCCGCTCAGCATGTGGTTTCCTGGCTGGCGGATAAAGGCCGGCAGCGTATTGCGCTGATTAATCACGATCTCAGCTATAAATACGCCCGCCTGCGCGAGCGCGGTTATAAAAGCGTGATCCATACCCGCAGTCTGGCGTTTCAGTCCGTCGAATATGCCAGCGAGCTGAGCGTGGCCGCCGGAAAAGCCGCTGCCGAAAAACTGCTGGCGGCGGAGCGTCGGCCTGACGCTATTTTCGCCGTTTCCGACACCCTGGCCGCCGGGGCGATCCGCGCGATTGAACAGGCCGGGCTGAAGGTGCCGGACGATATTGCCGTGGTTGGTTTCGACGGCACCGAACTGGCGGAGATGATCTCGCCCCGGCTCACCACCGTTGAACAGCCGTCGCATGAAATGGGTCGTAAGGCCGTCGGGCTGCTGCTCAATAAAATCGACAATCCTGATTCCAGAACCGAGCGGGTGATGATGGCGTGGCATCTGACCACCCGCGCCAGCGCCTAG
- a CDS encoding Gfo/Idh/MocA family oxidoreductase, whose product MIQVGIIGSGFIGPAHLEALRRLGDVEVVALCDSTREAAESKARALHVPHAYDSVDALLAHPGLAVVHNCTPNHLHAAINRQILRAGKHVFSEKPLCMTSDEARELVQLAEQAGVVHGVSFVYRQFAMVRQAASMRRAGSVGRLFSAHGTYLQDWMLLETDYNWRVDAAQGGASRAVADIGSHWCDTVQFVTGKRIVEVMADLSIVWPTRKASVSGAATFSHDDHARYVDRPVSTEDIGSVLFRFEDGSKGCFHVSQVSAGRKNRLSFEINGSACSLAWDQETPQRLWIGQRAQPNQLLSDDPGLMNADVAASAHFPGGHIEGWPDAFKNMLGQFYQAVREGRKPSRSESFASFYDGANVMYLIEAIVKSHQEQRWIRVGE is encoded by the coding sequence ATGATTCAGGTCGGCATTATCGGCAGCGGATTTATCGGTCCGGCGCATCTGGAAGCGCTGCGTCGGCTGGGCGATGTCGAGGTGGTGGCGCTGTGCGACAGCACGCGTGAGGCCGCAGAAAGCAAAGCGCGGGCGCTGCACGTGCCGCACGCTTACGACAGTGTGGACGCACTGCTGGCGCATCCGGGGCTGGCGGTGGTGCATAACTGCACGCCTAACCACCTTCACGCGGCGATTAACCGGCAGATCCTGCGGGCGGGGAAACATGTTTTCTCCGAGAAACCGCTGTGCATGACCAGCGATGAAGCCCGTGAACTGGTACAGCTGGCGGAGCAGGCGGGCGTGGTTCACGGCGTGAGTTTTGTGTATCGCCAGTTCGCGATGGTTCGGCAGGCGGCCAGCATGCGCCGGGCGGGGAGTGTCGGACGGCTTTTTTCCGCCCACGGCACCTATTTGCAGGACTGGATGCTGCTGGAAACTGACTATAACTGGCGGGTGGATGCCGCCCAGGGCGGTGCATCGCGGGCGGTAGCGGATATCGGCTCGCACTGGTGCGATACGGTGCAGTTTGTTACCGGCAAGCGCATTGTCGAGGTGATGGCCGACCTGTCGATTGTCTGGCCGACGCGTAAAGCCAGCGTCTCCGGCGCGGCGACCTTCAGCCATGATGACCACGCCCGTTATGTCGATCGCCCGGTTTCCACCGAGGATATCGGCTCGGTCCTGTTCCGTTTTGAGGACGGCAGCAAAGGCTGTTTTCACGTTTCGCAGGTCAGCGCCGGACGAAAAAACCGCCTGAGTTTTGAAATCAACGGCAGTGCATGCTCGCTGGCGTGGGATCAGGAAACGCCGCAGCGACTGTGGATCGGCCAGCGCGCGCAGCCCAATCAACTGCTCAGCGACGATCCGGGCCTGATGAACGCCGACGTTGCCGCCAGCGCTCATTTTCCCGGCGGTCATATCGAAGGCTGGCCGGACGCCTTTAAAAACATGCTCGGTCAGTTTTATCAGGCGGTGCGGGAAGGGCGAAAACCGTCACGTTCTGAGTCCTTCGCCTCTTTTTATGACGGCGCAAACGTGATGTATCTCATTGAGGCGATTGTAAAAAGCCATCAGGAGCAGCGCTGGATACGCGTCGGGGAGTAA